In Vicia villosa cultivar HV-30 ecotype Madison, WI linkage group LG7, Vvil1.0, whole genome shotgun sequence, the DNA window AAGATGTTTATTTGCATCTTCGTTCACCCTTCCAGAAAAATAATGCCTTTCAAGTTGATTTATCGTGCTTGGATGCAGCTGAAATTGTGCCGCATTCGCCGGTTGGTTCACAATTGTCATTCGACCAGCCGGTAATTTATTTCCTTCATAATCTCCAAGAAGTCTTTCAACAGGTGGAGGTGGGTCAGCTGCCATCGTTTTGGGAATTGTCTCAGTATCCGAAGCAGAATTTTCCGAATTAACtgaaacttcttcttcttctttatctcTTATGCTCTGTTCACCTTCTGATGCTGCCAGTCTTTCTCTTTTTGCTTGTCTAAGTCTAGCGTGCAAcgttctttctggttctgcgtcaaaaggaAAATCAGCTGGCCTTACCTCGCCTAATCAAATTAGACAaagattatttatataaaataaatcaacaataacaagctaaaaataaaattttatttgacgagcaacaaaatttcaatcgaattaagattaaaaatctgtattttagCAGTCCTCGGCAACGACGCCAAAAACTTGaccggaaaaatagcaagtgtactattttcaccgatgtagttataatgggtttaacCCCAAATATCGATCTCGAGGAATACATAGGAAATaccattttttatattgattcaattgaacaaaaacttaGGTTCTTTTTAATGTAAAAGACATGCTAGgatgagtggttgatttggcttGCAACAACCCTGAAttcagatctcttcaacaagttcatggtatCCAGTTACCCTATCTTTAGGATGTTTTCCCCCAGGTCCTTAGAGGAAACCTTTGATCGTTCAACCTaatacctaagtccttagagacttAGGATGAAACTAAGCCTTGATTTTATCAAGATATAACAGgtgattatagggtatccctagtcctaggtgatatctactataatcaaatcatgcacaaaccctaacaactacagtcttGTACCTGTTATCCTTAGATTAATctttatttgaccgataaagaaaacattaaGCATAGtacataatttaactgaataataacAAGCAATGTATTGATGAAATCATaaattcagagtcattacaataaccaaatcaggaccaccccctagcattggggggtttagcctctcataatattcaagaaagacacaataaagaatttagacattactaaaaaataatggtgactttgatcttcaatagtggaaacccttgaatccctccgtctccaaaactcttgatgaagctatcttctctcttgtgtgattttctatcgtatgatgccaaAAAGTCCTTAATTCTTCTAAAAAATTAACCAGAATAGTTTCCGAACACATCACAACCCAGTAGAATTTCAAAAATACCCTCTTACTTCAGTTTCAAGGCAAAAACCCAAGAATATGTACTTTAACGCGCCTACCAACACGGACCGTGCCAAGCAACACGGCCAGCCGTGGTCGCTTCCAGGTGAAAATCTTTCTTTTTGCACAGCactgctgacacgggccgtgccaagcaacacggccacccgtgtcagcccCCTGGTTTTTTGTATGAGAGACTTCAATCTTCTAGCACGGGCAGTGTCAGGAGACACGAGCCGTGTTAGACTCCAGTTTTTCCTTTTTTCAACTTCCGACCTCTCCCATCTTCATTCATCATTGCGTCCGTGCCTTAGAGCATTCAACCAAAACTGAAACATGAACAAAACTAACCAAATGGCATCAAAAGTATCTAATTGACTTCAATTTAAACATAAAGCAAAGAATATATAAAAGCAAACAAACCTGAGataattaaacaaaaacaatcaACCTAAGATCAAAGTGTTACAGATTTGACAGATTTAAACCGAATACATGACGGAAATTAGATAGAAATGGTGACCAATCACCTACCATGGGAAATGaccaggtactcaagtatagttgtggaagtttgtagcttcatcaAGTCCAATtagtgtgtcgctctgatacgtagctcTCAGGGGGGGTCGTTTATATCGTTATTTCTATGTTGTCGAtgtttttagttgttgttattataaccgttgaatccaagttgaataatatgaagtacttattatacttccaagttgtttgagttgagataAGCTGATAGTTAACTGTtaattcgaatgctatgtatcattgttgaatcaaatacaagttgaagttttaagttgatatggACACTCTcaatgtgttgtttgaaattttaaaatccTCTAATATTTCTCGAATtatatttttgggtagaatttggggtgttacatgaaaCACATGGAGCATTTTAATTGAATTGTAACACAATGTACTCTAACACAGTGCagaaattttcatatatattttttaatattaaaaacaatttgattcggtattattattttcaaccagaaatgtaaaataaaatggatttgaaataatatacatatctaattttgattatctttgattaaaataattCGATATCAATCAATAAATATCAGTTACTATTGTTTTGATACCAATTATGAGAAAAACTCCATTGATTATGATTTTCTCCGTACTCTTATTTGAATAAGAAAAAATATGTGGATCTATTACGAAAATTTTCGTTTGGTTTTTGAGTTCTTGATTTAAATTCTCCACTTCTCTCTTCATTCTATTTAACATTTGAAATATACATTTCGGTTGCCATTATTTGCAATACTTATAAGATTATTAGAAAAATTAAGTTAACTCAAATGGATCGAGACTAGAATCGGAAACGGAATCACTTTTCTTACAAGTATTTCAAACACTCTCAAATATGTCTTCGAGTTGGAACGCATGAATATCCAGGATAATTCAGTATTTTATAGAATTTGCGCAAAACAGACGAAAACTCAAATGTAGTGAAGAGTGTCTAGAATTTTAtgtgaaaaaaattaagtttttctcatgttttttttttctgaatCCGGAATGCTCAATTTATAAGCCAAAGTGGCGTTGTTTCACAAGATTGCGACCCTTGATGAAACACACACTTTAAGCAACATTTTTACCAAATGTTACATTGTTTCGCCTACGGTAACACTTTTACCAACTGGCACACGATTTCGCCTACAACAACATTTTTCAAAGATTGTACTGTTTCGCattctgcaacacttcacgaagtgttgcctaATTCTTCATGAAGTGTTTTCTATTTTCAATAtttaaaatagggttaaataagtttttggtccttataaatatcttaaattttatttttaatccctACTAAAAATTGACATATTTTAGTCTACAAAATTTTATGCATTCAGTTTTAGTCCCGACTATTTTctaaatttttgaaaattatttaattacactttaatttttaagtttttgAATAAATTTGTTCACACATGTTTAagatactgtaaaatatttatctaTCAtactttagaattttttaaaatgaggaggattaaatatgaatattttaaatttcaaaaaataatgaaaaatctcgacttagaaatcaaattttgagtttttttttcaagaaaattttTAAAACGTTCCAAaaatgtctgcaaaataatcattcaaaaaatgCTCACTGGTTTAAcaatagggactaaaactacgtgcataataattttataggaTCAAGTCATTTTTTTTATACCgaccaaaaataaaattgtatattttatagagatcaaaaatttatttaactgTTCAAAATATTAATTTCACATAATTTTTTTCTTGCCATCTTGTAACACATTAATGGTGATTAattgttattaatttttaataatttacaacATTGTTTTTAGGTAGGAACTTCATCACCAAATATTGCCTTAGGTACCTAGGAAAAAAGCCCCCTTTTATTATAGTTAAGGCGTTGTTTTAAGAAATGACTTAAACAAAAAGAAACGCTCGCACaaaataaaagctaaaaaaaCTTTTCATATTCTTTAAGGTAATATTTTTCACAATACCGACAAcattttttaattgttgttgaAGAGGAAAAATGTTTTGTCCACATATAACAAAATATAACTAAAGGTGACCTACAAATTATAATAACCAATCACATAAAAAATATGACTAAAAATGACTTATATATTATAACAATCAATCACATATTAAATATATCGGGGAACACAGGGTTCCATACTTGTACACATATATTTGTTCACAATTTGCTAAGATTGAACCAAATAATGTATTGGAAAATTCAAATAGACAGTGAAACTATTGTCTAAACACGTGTTACAGAGGTTTGAGATTGAGGAGTTGCCCTCACGCATTTAAAAAAACATTCTATCATCTTGAATATGGTGTCCCCAAAGAAATAAAGCATAAAACCCgccaataaaaaaattgaatacataGGGATGCTAAGAATAATAGTATTAGCAAGAGTAGGAGATATTGCTGGCATAGCAATTAGATAGCAAAGAGTAAAAAAAGTCACCGGAGCTAACACGAGGGGCCTTAGTACTCCCCTTGGAGTCATAATTACTATTGCTATAAttgataaagaaaaggaaagcatATTCGCTAATGAAAACCCCATGAAACTAGTTTTTGACAAGATCGATTTCCCAGCATTTCCTCGGGTAGAATAATACATATCTCCAGACTTGATTTTCATATTGTTGTCATCACTTGCACTAACCTGGAAAACTCCACCCGGGGGACTCAGTGCCGATTCATAGGTTACAGTTGCAACAAGAGTTGCAATTATCAACCAATTCAAGTGTTACGTTGCTCCTCTGTTATATCACTTCTAATTCTACTTATCCAAGTTATGGCCTCAACAATGCCGAGCATAGTCATTATTGAGCGACGcttttctttagcacttgttaaTATTTTCTTCATCTCTGGATCTGTTGCTAATTCTAATGCTGTTTTGCCCTCCAAGTTAATTTCATTCAACGGCATCCCAGTGTTTACCAGCCATTGAAGAGACTGTGCTACCAAGTAATTATAAATGAACATACAACTTGTTAGAGATAATTCATGTTACAACTACTTCTCCATCCCATATTAATTatcacatattttttttaaataaatattttaaaagtaaACGACACTTTGTTTTTTATATGTAACATTCTTTGTTTTAAATTGCAATCTTCATACCCAGTTCCAACCACACTATTGCTAATGTGGTGTCCTCCACCATGAATCAAACTGCAATTACAGTGTATTTTAAAAACAAGTGgacacttttataaaaaattgctcAAACAAATTTCGATCTCTTCAAATGTAATGAAAAATAATCAGAGAATATATTATAATGAGTGAATAGTATAATGCATATattctatatatttaattaaaaaaattcattttaaatcATAATAGCTGCAACGACCtactttatatatttaataaaaaataaaattcattttaaatcaTAATAGCTGCAACGTCCGCAATCTCTGATGCCATCAAAATATGTTGGTGCGGATCGAAAAGCTAACATAAGATGTGTTTTAAAATTAAAGctcgatttttattttaattcaatccTAAAAAATCCGCTAAATTAATTTGTATAGGGGAAGGGTAGTCTGTTTGACACGtataattaaaaattacaaaaattctattaatatttataatgtttaattttaaaatcacACAATTATCACACTTTATAAAATTTatctttaatattatatttaattttcctTCTTcaattttatacatttatatttaattgtttaacgTTTTACTTGAAAACTTTATTGTATTCTAATTTTGTGTGTTATGTTAGATATGTGTGTATTATTTGGAGTCATTTAAACCTGCATTGTACTGATtttaaaaaacatattaaaaaatatagtatgaataaaaaaatattataattaaaataatataatttttataataaatattataaaaaaaactatttattaattaaaaaattgtttgCTTAAAGTCAGTAGCCCTTAGTTCATCAAGAACCATACTCAAATTATAAAAGGATTTTTTGACCTGTTACATATATGAAGGAGACATGTGAATTTAATCAAGATATTACCGTTGGTTCTCTACTAAGGGCTGAAATGTGCAAAGCAGTGTTGCCTTCGTAGTCTCTCAAGTTCAACATTTCCCATTTCAGCTTTTTAGCACCTCTTCGACAATTTACATGGAGCCACCCAAGAAGAAATTGAAGGACCCCATGATTTCCCATCTTAGCAGCAATATGCAATGCAGATTCACCTCTCACAGTTACATCTTCAATGGAATCCGGACAAGCAACCAAAAATGTACATACCAATTCAAACTCCCCGTTTTGACATGCCATATGAAGTGGAGTCAAGCCTTTTCTTCCTTTAACTCTAACAAGATCTTTATTGATGCCTACCAACTTTGACACCATCACCCTTAGGTTATTAGCTTCATTAGATTCAGTGGGGCCGTCCATAGCCAGACGGATGTTGTCCATTGCAAGATGAATGGGACTGTATCCTTGCAAATTTAGCTTGGAAGCAAATGAAGGTTTCAAATTCATAATTTCATTGGCAAACTCGAGATGACACCTAGTTACAGCGATATGCAAAGGAGTAACTACAAATTGGTTTTCATCTATGATTTTCAAAATCGATGGGTCTTCTTCAATTACGGCATAGAGGAGTTCTATGTCACCTGTTTCGGCTGAAATTTTCAGTTGGTCACGGCTTTCTGTGTTCATGTTTGATACTATAAGTTTTGAGTGATGTGTGAAAGATATAGGGTTCTCTGCAAGCTACTCCTCTTGTTCATTTAACATGTGTGGTATTTATTAGATTTGATATCATTATTCTTTACTTCGCTCACATGCCATGTTGTGTGCAAAAGTATAGGCTTCCATTACAAGGTGCTGGTAACccatatgtaaaagaaaagtatTATTAAAATAAAGAGATTCTAAAATACAATCTGTTTCATACCTTTATTAGTGATTTGAAATATTAAAGAAGAAATGGATCTTGCAGCTCAATTTACCTTCTCTTTATTAACCGTGAGAGAGAGACAGGGGTTTTTGAGAAATTAATATAATGTAGTTTGAAGTGAAACCTGTGAATAAGTTGCACTTGACGTTGTTGGACGTGGAAAATATCTGTTAACATGCTCGATATATAAAGTAGCCTataaattttattcttatttaatttttgaaaaagtggCTTATACCCTTTTGTTACTATCACtcactttttttctctttttctttgtacTATCTATTTCCTTTTCACATTAAGTCTATTAAGAAGTAAAACAAATCTGTTAGACGATGTGACGGATCTAAAACAGGGGTTGAATAGATCGCTTGTTTATTTTTCGCGCTTTCTAAATGTTAAACGAAAGCACCCCGTATTTAAAATCATCTATAAACAATCAGTTATTGGACCGGGTATGCGAAACCGAATGGTGAGATAATGATGAAAAGTGATTCAATACTTAAGTATATCAATTTGCTTAACGTATACACCTAGTGATTATTACTACCAATTAATTGTTTTAAGATAACGACCATAACttgtgtgtttgttaatttgtcaaacacttggtgtgcgaTATTCACCATGTTCAAACTGCTCACAATCACCCGAATTATGTTGAACGAAAGTAAAATGCGAGAAAGAGAAATAACACacgatttgtttaggcagttctgtggacctccgatttttttaataccgggccatacctctgatctgtagagatacgtgaactgactcttttttgtcgcttaatgctttcgcatttttgaaaattcacagagtcgccaccgaccttttattttatccaattaaggaaaggtttataaaagaaacagaaaaaagacctttaagaaattctgggtaagggggtaggttatacaaagggaaggtgttagcaccctttgtatccatggttatccatgggctcttaagtttgcttagctcacttgtttttcgatcacttttcaattgctctgaaattgctcatatgtggtttcaaatgcttttgtaaattgaatttcgtaatgatccgtgtgtggatgtatacaaaatgcttgtttatctttcgaaagatgttttgaaaagaacgttaactttgtaataacccgtgtttggatgtatacaaagcattgtcttttttgaaagttttgaaaaatcaacagtgtatgagaattttgtttgttttgattttgagcaagcaaactaggaggtctaccctgagttgtaaggtctttatcctatttcctttaaaaatctatcctttcaccggatataaaagcaaggttcgattttgtactcaaaacagtggaattttgactttgattttgaaaggaatgagaagggattacctgaagaggtgcaagtgtgattgtgattggattcagatatttatctttgaagttagtgatctaacggttcaattttatctttgacatacacgcagtttatatgtatgctggaaagtaaaatgcggaaatgtaaagtgcggaaagtaaatctacgctattacatcgattttgcaggaaacgtaaactagcctatttacatgaatttgacatcctatacatttatctaggaatttaaattgcaagaaaataaaaggcatgtttttggatttttatgattgattttaattataattaatgcatgattaattaaattaaaatgaagaaaaaaaagatgaaaatagatttaaacctagaaattaagtttaaaatatgtacaaaatatttgttaattaattttaaaacaaaactaattttttttgaatttttgaaattgatttgaaattgatttaagttaattaaaacataattatgcaaataattatacaaataattaaaacttaagaagaaaattattcaaaatatgtacaaaattagcttataatatataaacaatatttaacacaaagaatagtttattttaggattttttgattggttagaataattaaaaagcaaatatataaatatatactaattaattatgcaaaatattgaaattttgaagaaaaataaaatatttttatttcagaaaataatatattattttagaagcctaaaaatattttttgtgtattttttggatttttaaaactatttttaattaatttaacaaagaaattaaaataaaatagaaatgtaaaaaggatactgatcctgtgtgaaaatcaatgaagtcCATAGCATAGGGCTGCTTGTCTGACGCGTTGGATTGGCTTGGAGATTGATCTAAGGGTTCAGATCATGAGGGAGCATGGTAGCCATGTGGGAATCAGTGCACATGATTAGTCAGATATTCAAAGTCCACACTGGGACCCACGCTGGCTGACCAGTGAATGAGGAGAAGGAAATCTGCCACGCGTGCAGATAGGAAGGTCAACTTTTGACGGACGAACCAcacttggacgcgtggtcgtcttcaacctccgtctgccttatttattaaacaaatagcgggggtttttaacctcccctatttgtacAGTAAAACGTCACTTTTGGTAGCTTctcacacctgcaaaaataaacgTTAGAGataaaaacaagtgacccagatctacttaaaatcacctcctgaacacgatggtgatgttagttttgccatttggtcgctgtaactatggattcgaagaggTTAAAGCTTTGGTACGCATGAACACTCGTTAATGGCATGGAAcgattctcacgtgggagctcacatgttaaggcccagatctagCTTATAGGACCACATGAACTCATTGGAATGATTAGATCACATggaggttgattaaatataggaaaacgaaaattatttaagtatgaacatgaagaacactatgcatgtgttacgactctcatgggaccacacaaagagtttattcttactttatatgttcttagaagatgattggaatgattgttttgtattgatattgattggaatatgagatttgaaaattacaaaagttatgagatttttgagaattttgtgaagttgatggctatgctcttgctatctTTTCG includes these proteins:
- the LOC131618961 gene encoding uncharacterized protein LOC131618961, encoding MNTESRDQLKISAETGDIELLYAVIEEDPSILKIIDENQFVVTPLHIAVTRCHLEFANEIMNLKPSFASKLNLQGYSPIHLAMDNIRLAMDGPTESNEANNLRVMVSKLVGINKDLVRVKGRKGLTPLHMACQNGEFELVCTFLVACPDSIEDVTVRGESALHIAAKMGNHGVLQFLLGWLHVNCRRGAKKLKWEMLNLRDYEGNTALHISALSREPTHLNWLIIATLVATVTYESALSPPGGVFQVSASDDNNMKIKSGDMYYSTRGNAGKSILSKTSFMGFSLANMLSFSLSIIAIVIMTPRGVLRPLVLAPVTFFTLCYLIAMPAISPTLANTIILSIPMYSIFLLAGEVRPADFPFDAEPERTLHARLRQAKRERLAASEGEQSIRDKEEEEVSVNSENSASDTETIPKTMAADPPPPVERLLGDYEGNKLPAGRMTIVNQPANAAQFQLHPSTINQLERHYFSGRVNEDANKHLQRFLTMSTTLKIDGHT